The nucleotide sequence ATGGCGTATAATCTACCGGAACCACGGGTATCTCAGCCTTCGGCGGCGCTTGACCGCTCAGACCCAGCACCGCCACCGCCAGACCGCCTAGCGCGACCGCAAACCACAGGGTTGCCAGCCGACACAACAGAGTGATGGCGACCGCCGTCGCGCCGTCCGCGCCAAACGCGATCAGCAATCCTCCCATCACCACTTCAGTGCCGCCCAAGCCGCCGGGCAAAAACGACAGCGCGCCGGCCAGCACCGCAATGGCATAGACGCCGATACCGGCGGCCAAGGTGATCGGCACCCCCATGTCGCGGGCGCTCCAATACAGCGCGAGACCTTCCAACCCCCAGCCCAGCACTCCCAGCGCCAATCCGAACAGCAGCAGGCCGGGGCGCAGCAACACCGCCGTCGCGCCAAACAACCGACCCAGCCGCTCAACTTGCTGGCTGAACCGATGGCCCCGCCCCCAAGCCCGCAACCGCTCCGGCAAGCCGGGTCGGGTCACCAGCCCGATCAAGCCTAGCGCCAAACCCCAGGCTACTCCCACCAACCAGGCATAATCCGGTCGAACCAGCAAGACCAGCAGCGCCAACAGACTCATCGCCAGCACGTCCAGCAGCCGCTCCACGAACAGCGCCGCCAGACTCTGGCTGTAGGGTACGCCGCAGGGGAACAGATAAAGCGAGCGAATCGCTTCTCCGGCCTTACCGGGAGTCACGGTCAGTATGAAACCGGCCAAATAATAGAGGACATGCCGCCGGCGCGGCAGGCGGTGGCCCAACGCGGCGATATAGCAATGCCAGCGCCAGAACCGCAGCAGATAGTTCAGCAGCGACAACAGGAAAATTCCGAGGACCGTCGCCGGATGGAGGCGACCGAAGGCCGCCAACACGGCATGGCGGTCGGCGAGCAGCACGCCGGCCAGATACACCACCGCCGTCAGACCGATGCTGAGAGTCAGGGCGCGGCGCTTGCTCGACATAGGCTTAAAAACGATTCCCTTCAGCGTTCAAAAAAGCCCGACCTATGGAAGGTCCGGCGCACGCATCACTCTGCCCAACCGGCCGAACCACCGCAGCGGTTTCGTCACTTTCCAGGATGAAGACCCTTGCAGATCGGTTAGATTGGCCCGCAACGTCGCTGTGTCATTGGCGGATATCGCCGCTTCGCTCCGGCTGCGCTCCAGTTCCACGGCCAACCGTTGCAATTCGGCTTGCTGCGCGGTCAACGCGGCGTTCATGCGCTCGTTGTCGGCTTGCCGTTCATCCAGAACCGCTGTCAGCCGCGCTAGCTCCGCTTGCAGTCGCTCGCGTTCGTCCACCGAGCGCCGCAAGGTTTCAAGAAAGGTTCGCGCCGTGCTTTTGGAAAGGCGTTGCTGCGGATATTCGAGCTTGAGAATTTGCTGCAACAACGCCAGCAGATCGCTACGGTTCAGGCCATCCAGGCCGACGCCCAAGTCCATGGAAGGCGGATAGTAATAATCCGGCTCCAACAGCAGGCTTTGCCAATCGCCAGGCGTCGCTTCGGCCAACGGCCGCAACGGTTCGGCGTACTGCCTCAAATAGTCCTCAGGCGTCATGATCGGCGTCTTCCAACGGCGAATTTTCAAGATGATCGCTTGCCGGAACCGGAACGTTCGCCGCTTGAGCGGCAGCCGCTTCGACAGTCGAGGGTTCGGCGCTACCCTGCTTCAGCAGGCGCACGAACAAATCGTTGCATTCCGCCACCGGCAGATCCCAATCCACCAGCCAAGCCTGGGGATAGTCGGTCAGCCGCTCGCTCAATGCGCCCAACCGGGGCGCCACGATAGGCAACCCCGTCGCCAGGGCATAGCTGAGCGTGTAAGAGTAGGTTTCCGGGCATTGACCGGGGAAAAAAATCACATCCGGCCGTTCCCGACCGATCAGCAGCGGCAATTCGGCATTGTCGTACAGTCCCGAAAAAGACAGCGGCAGTTCCGGCGCTTGCCGGACCGGCCAGTCGGCGGGACCGATCACTCGAAAAAACAACGGCAAGCCGCGCGCCTTGGCATCGGCCGCGCAAGCTTCCAACCGATAAAGTCCTTTGGCGGGACTCAGCCGGCCCAGCGCCAGGATTTTAAGCTCGCCGCAGGGCAGCGCGCGCGGCACGGGAACCGTGATTGGCGGCTCTGGGTGCGCCAACTTGAGATAGCGGGCGTCGGGGACGTAGCGGCGCATCCGCGCCAGCATGTCTTCCGACGCCACGATCACCCGTTCGGCTCCGGCCAACAGCCCGTAAAACAACTCGCGCCAGGTCACGATATCCAAGCCCCATAGCGCCGGACGCTCGGCCAGGCAAGCGTTGCAACCCGCCACAGCGGGTTCGCCACAATAGCGGTCATCCGCCAGGGTCAAGGTATATTGCGGGCAAATGGGGTAGTAATCGTGCAGGGTAAAATCGTAGGGCAGCCTCAAATCCTCCAACAGTTGCAGGGCTTGGCGGTTCATGCCGATGACGTGATGGACATGCAACCGCACGATGCCCAAACCCTTGAGGACATTGAGGAGCTTCGGATAGCCATGCGGCAGGGTGAAATAGCCGCGCCACTCCTCGCCGCTTCGTGCCCACTCGACGCTCACGCCATCGGATCCGGTCGGCCGCAGAATCAAGACTTCAAAATCCGGCTCCAACAACTCGGCCAAATCCCGAATATGTTTTTCCGTGCCGCCGCCCCAGTGATGGGTCAGAAACAGCAGGCGCGGGCGCGGCGAACGGCTCAGCCGACAGGTATCGACCCGCCGCCGCAACAGGCGGGCCGGATCGCGGTTGCAGTAATCGCCGATCAGGGTCAAATAGTGCGGGTAGCGCTCCAGGATTTTCCGTTCCGCCTCGGCGCATAGCGCCTTGGCCTCGGCGCCGAACGACACGCCGCCCCGGTGATAAACGAACACGTCACCGGCCAACAAGTGTTTGAATCCGACTTCGGCCGCCCGCAGGCAAAACTCGTTTTCCTCGCCGTAACCTCGCGGGAAAATCCGGGCGTCGAAATACCCGACCTGATCGAGACACGCGCGCCGGATGTACATGCAAAAACCCACGGCGGTGGGCAGCTCGACGCTCGAACCGGCATTGACCTCGGCAAAGGCGCGATCCATTGCGGCCAGCGGCCAATCTTCGGGCAATGGATTGTCTTGATTGAAGCGCGGATAGCCGCAAATGGTACCGTTATTGGTAAACGGCGTGACCGTGCCGACCTTGGGGTCGCTGCAAGCGGGGCGGCGCAACCGATCCAACCAGTCGCCATGCACCTCGGTATCGCTGTTGAGCAGCACCACATCACGGTCGGGATGCAGGATCATGCCCCGGTTGACGGCGTTGACAAAACCGGTATTGGCGGGATTTTCCAACAAGGTGATCGCGCCGGCCTTGGCCAGCTCGCGCAGCCAGCCCGCCAGTTCCGGCTCCGGGCCGCAATCGTCGACCACCACGATTTCGCGAGCGGTACGCTGGGGAAACGCCAGCACGCTGTCCAGACAGCGCCGGGTCTCATGCAGCCCCTTATAGACCGGCACGATGACATCCACGACGGCCGCGCCGGTCTCGGCCGACGCAAAATCAGCGTCCATCACGTTCCCTCCCGCCCGGCGCTACTCAGACTCGCTGGCACCGGAGCTGACCCGCCTGAGATAGCCCTTGGGATTCCAGGTAATGAGAAAGGACTCCTTGCTCCTGTCGATCTCGAAGTCCCCGTTCTCTCGCACGAACGCCTCAATCGCTTCATACGGACCCGGAGCGGGCCCCACCGCTAACCCATGATGGCAAATACCATCCTCGACGATAAAATAATCCCCCGGCTTTAACAGAGCCGAATACGTCCGCAATACCTCCAGGGTGTTCTGATAAGTGTGCGAGCTATCCTCAATAACCAGCACGCGGTCGTTTTCGGCAATCAGTTTTTTGACATCCGCAAAACACTGACAGGCATCGCCTTCAATGAAGGTGATCCGACTGTGCTTCTTCACCCGTTCGGGTATCGACTGATGGGAGATATCGATACCGATGATCTTGCCTTTGTCTAACAGATCGCAAAGATGCGCCAAGGACAGGGCGGCGCCACCGCTGGCGTTACCGATTTCGATGATGACATCCGGCTGATTTTCGTAAATCAACTCCTGATAAACCCAGTGATCGAGCGGATTTTTTAGGGCTTTTATCCCAAAATAAGTGGTTTGATTCATGATCCGCTCCTGGATGATCGCCAAGGCATCCCTCAGCGGCATATCCAGCTGTTCTTCCATATAGCACGCCATTTTTTTCTCTTTTCCTTACCGTCGCATCGCTCGAAAAAACCGTCCCGCGCCCTCGGCGCGCCCGCTCAGGCGCTACGCCGCCAGTAAACCCCCGCCCAGTCGATCTCTTGAATGGGGTCCACGATGCCCTGTTGCTGGCGAAACTCCGCCACGGCCGCGCGGCAACCGGGAACCACTTTATAATCATCGACAATCACATAGCCGCCGACCGACAGCTTGGGATAAAGGTGCCTCAGCGCATCCCAGGTCGATTCGTACATATCGCCGTCGAGGCGCAACACCGCCAGCCGGTCGGTCGGAACGCGGGGCAGCGTGTCTCGAAACCAGCCCTCAAGAAACACCACCTGCTCGTCCAGCAGCCCGTAGCGCTCGAAATTGGCTTGAACCTGTTCCAGAGACACCGCCAGATAAGCGTGCCGGTGATGGCTGTCGCCGGCATCTTCTGGAAATTGCGCCGGATTCGGCTCTGGAAGACCCGCGAAGGAATCCGCCACCAGCACTCGCCGATCCGTCACGCCGTGCGCTTTCAGGATGGCGCGCATGAAAATAACCGCGCCGCCGCGCCAGACGCCGGTTTCGATCAAATCGCCCGGAACGTTGTCGGCAATCGTCTGCTCGACGCAATACTGCAAGTTATCGAGGCGCTTCAGGCCGATCATGGTATGGGCCACCAGCGGCCAATCCTGACCGCTCTCGCGCAGCGGCCTGGCGTAAGCCGGCGCCTGCCAGGGACCGGCGTTCGGATCTTCATAGATGCTGTTGGTGAGGATCTTCTTCATCAGATCGAGATAAAGCGCCGCCGCTTGCATGATCGAATCCTGAACCGGTTGTGCCACCAAAAAAGCCGCCTGAAACGAGCCCCGCCTCCGCGCGAACGAGCTACCAACGACCCGCGGCCAGCTCGATCTCCAGCATCGGAATCCCGATCAAACCGTGCTGCACGCTGCTGGCATGGGACTTGAAAACCAGCACGTCATGGTACCAGCAATGAGTGACGTGATCCTGCTGGATGCCCGATGCGGCGGCGACATCCACCGCATAATCCCCCACCGGCAACACCGGCATTCGGAAGGTAAAGCGGGCTGTCAATTCCTGACCCGCCGCCACCGGCCGGGGCTCGGTCGAATAGCTCAGATAGGTATTATCGCCGAAAAGATGCTGGCCGAGCCGATCCTTGACCAGAAAGCCGACGATCGGGCTGTCGAGATCGACCAACGCCCGCGCCCGCACCACCAAGGTCACGATCTCGCCGCCCACCACCCACTGTAACGTGCCGCCTTGTCGGTCCTGCAAACAGGCGTCGACGATGCGGACCGCGCC is from Candidatus Competibacteraceae bacterium and encodes:
- a CDS encoding flippase-like domain-containing protein yields the protein MSSKRRALTLSIGLTAVVYLAGVLLADRHAVLAAFGRLHPATVLGIFLLSLLNYLLRFWRWHCYIAALGHRLPRRRHVLYYLAGFILTVTPGKAGEAIRSLYLFPCGVPYSQSLAALFVERLLDVLAMSLLALLVLLVRPDYAWLVGVAWGLALGLIGLVTRPGLPERLRAWGRGHRFSQQVERLGRLFGATAVLLRPGLLLFGLALGVLGWGLEGLALYWSARDMGVPITLAAGIGVYAIAVLAGALSFLPGGLGGTEVVMGGLLIAFGADGATAVAITLLCRLATLWFAVALGGLAVAVLGLSGQAPPKAEIPVVPVDYTP
- a CDS encoding glycosyltransferase → MDADFASAETGAAVVDVIVPVYKGLHETRRCLDSVLAFPQRTAREIVVVDDCGPEPELAGWLRELAKAGAITLLENPANTGFVNAVNRGMILHPDRDVVLLNSDTEVHGDWLDRLRRPACSDPKVGTVTPFTNNGTICGYPRFNQDNPLPEDWPLAAMDRAFAEVNAGSSVELPTAVGFCMYIRRACLDQVGYFDARIFPRGYGEENEFCLRAAEVGFKHLLAGDVFVYHRGGVSFGAEAKALCAEAERKILERYPHYLTLIGDYCNRDPARLLRRRVDTCRLSRSPRPRLLFLTHHWGGGTEKHIRDLAELLEPDFEVLILRPTGSDGVSVEWARSGEEWRGYFTLPHGYPKLLNVLKGLGIVRLHVHHVIGMNRQALQLLEDLRLPYDFTLHDYYPICPQYTLTLADDRYCGEPAVAGCNACLAERPALWGLDIVTWRELFYGLLAGAERVIVASEDMLARMRRYVPDARYLKLAHPEPPITVPVPRALPCGELKILALGRLSPAKGLYRLEACAADAKARGLPLFFRVIGPADWPVRQAPELPLSFSGLYDNAELPLLIGRERPDVIFFPGQCPETYSYTLSYALATGLPIVAPRLGALSERLTDYPQAWLVDWDLPVAECNDLFVRLLKQGSAEPSTVEAAAAQAANVPVPASDHLENSPLEDADHDA
- a CDS encoding class I SAM-dependent methyltransferase, with the protein product MQAAALYLDLMKKILTNSIYEDPNAGPWQAPAYARPLRESGQDWPLVAHTMIGLKRLDNLQYCVEQTIADNVPGDLIETGVWRGGAVIFMRAILKAHGVTDRRVLVADSFAGLPEPNPAQFPEDAGDSHHRHAYLAVSLEQVQANFERYGLLDEQVVFLEGWFRDTLPRVPTDRLAVLRLDGDMYESTWDALRHLYPKLSVGGYVIVDDYKVVPGCRAAVAEFRQQQGIVDPIQEIDWAGVYWRRSA